The Alteromonas mediterranea DE genome contains the following window.
GGCGGGTATCGACCCCNAAATCTATCGACATGATTGTGTGCGCAACCACTAGCGGTCGCTACGCGCTACCCAGCACAGCATGTGAAATTCAACGCATTCTCGATTTAGATGGTATTCCAGCATTCGATGTAGCGGCGGCCTGTGCAGGTTATTGCTACGCGTTGAGCGTTGCCGATCAATATATAAAATCGGGGATGGCAAAACGCATTCTAGTGGTGGGTACTGATTGCCTTAGCCGTCTTATAGACCCGGCAGACAGGACCATGGTTATTCTATTTGGCGATGCCGCTGGCGCGACCATTATAGAAGCCAGTGACGAACCAGGCATTTTATCAACGCATATCCACGCTGCAGGGTCTTATGGCGATTTATTGGCTGTAGGTAATCCAACCCGAGGTGATGAACAATCCGTTCACGAAAATTGGGGCGTAATGCGTGGTAACGAAGTATTTAAGGTGGCGGTAACCAAACTTTCTGAAGTAGTTGAGCAAACGCTTGCGGCAAACGGTATGGAAAAATCTGATCTTGACTGGTTAGTGCCACACCAAGCAAACTTTAGAATTATCAAGGCTACGGCGAAAAAGCTAAATATGTCCCTTGACCAGGTGGTGCTTACATTAGAGCAATACGGTAATACATCTGCAGCCACAGTGCCAACCGCGCTAGACACGGCTATTAGAGACGGACGTATTCAACGTGGACAGCATTTATTACTAGAAGCATTCGGAGGAGGATTTGCTTGGGCATCAGCGCTTGTTCGCTATTAAGCCCTGCTTTTCTCACTGTAATTTTTTAACGTATTCTCGTTTCTAGTAAAGAAAAATAATAAGGAATCGACATGACAAAGACAGCCTGTGTATTTCCAGGGCAGGGTTCTCAAAGCGTAGGCATGCTTAAAGAACTCGCTGAGACTTCTCCTATTATCGAAGCGACGTTCAAAGAAGCCTCTGACGTACTCGGTTATGACCTTTGGGACTTAGTGCAAAACGATACAGATGGAAAACTAAACGAAACGCATATCACGCAGCCTGCGCTACTTGCAGCAAGTGTTGCCATTTGGCGCGTTATTCGTGAACAAGGTATAGACGTAGATTACCTGGCAGGACACAGCCTTGGTGAGTATTCGGCGCTTGTATGCGGTGGCGCAATGGACTTTGCTGATGCCATTAAACTTGTTGAAGCCCGCGGTAAATACATGCAAGAAGCCGTGCCAGCAGGCGCGGGGGCGATGTACGCCATCATTGGGTTAGACGATGCGACTATAGCAGATATCTGTCAGCAAACTGCCATTGCCACAGGCGACGTAGTCGCGCCGGTAAACTTTAACTCTCCGGGTCAAGTGGTTATTGCTGGT
Protein-coding sequences here:
- the fabD gene encoding ACP S-malonyltransferase codes for the protein MTKTACVFPGQGSQSVGMLKELAETSPIIEATFKEASDVLGYDLWDLVQNDTDGKLNETHITQPALLAASVAIWRVIREQGIDVDYLAGHSLGEYSALVCGGAMDFADAIKLVEARGKYMQEAVPAGAGAMYAIIGLDDATIADICQQTAIATGDVVAPVNFNSPGQVVIAGEKHAAEQAASACKDAGAKRALPLAVSVPSHCELMRPAADKLEDALSSLNVNEPAINIVNNVDVTIETQGDAIKNALVRQLYCPVQWTRTVEYLAAAGVERVIEVGPGKVLTGLNKRISKGLEALAVNTPDGVEALKQ